The Lates calcarifer isolate ASB-BC8 linkage group LG6, TLL_Latcal_v3, whole genome shotgun sequence genome includes a region encoding these proteins:
- the dpm1 gene encoding dolichol-phosphate mannosyltransferase subunit 1 — MASRKTSYPNRDGGDKYSVLLPTYNERENLPLIVWLLVKYFGESGYNYEIIVIDDGSPDGTLEVAEQLQKIYGEDKILLRPRAKKLGLGTAYIHGMKHATGNFIIIMDADLSHHPKFIPEFIEKQKEGDYDLVSGTRYRGNGGVYGWDLRRKLISRGANFLTQVLLRPGASDLTGSFRLYKKKVLESLVERCVSKGYVFQMEMIVRARQLNYTVGEVPISFVDRVYGESKLGGNEIVSFVKGLLTLFATT, encoded by the exons ATGGCGAGCAGGAAAACTTCGTACCCAAACCGGGACGGTGGGGATAAATACTCTGTATTATTACCTACCTACAACGAAAGGGAAAACCTACCTTTGATAGTGTGGCTGTTGGTGAAATATTTCGGTGAAAG tggATATAACTACGAGATAATTGTCATTGACGACGGAAGCCCAGATGGCACACTGGAGGTGGCAGAGCAATTGCAGAAAATTTATGGGGAGGACAAGATA CTTCTACGACCTAGAGCAAAAAAACTGGGCCTAG GCACTGCCTACATCCACGGCATGAAGCATGCAACTGGGAACTTCATCATCATAATGGATGCCGATCTTTCCCATCAT ccaaAGTTTATCCCAGAATTTATCGA AAAACAGAAGGAAGGTGATTATGACCTGGTGTCTGGTACTCGATACCGAGGCAACGGAGGCGTATACGGTTGGGACTTGCGCAGGAAACTCATCAG TCGGGGAGCCAACTTTTTGACTCAAGTGTTGTTGAGACCTGGTGCTTCAGACCTCACAGGCAGCTTCAG GCTGTACAAGAAGAAGGTGTTGGAGAGTCTGGTTGAGCGGTGTGTATCCAAAGGGTATGTCTTTCAGATGGAGATGATCGTCCGCGCCAGACAGCTCAACTACACAGTCGGAGAG GTACCCATCTCCTTTGTGGATCGAGTTTATGGAGAGTCCAAACTGGGAGGGAATGAGATTGTGTCGTTCGTGAAAGGACTGCTCACACTCTTTGCCACAACATGA
- the LOC108884763 gene encoding collagen alpha-1(XX) chain isoform X1 — protein MAPHLLASSSSSSLWLMLCYLLSVLLLLSPGVHGQGRLKLTVLSEDRLQMKWKEADGPIQGYKVRVRPISEVPQPELMLTTTRGRATVAGLDSSQEYALQVLVLNGTTEKLLAKRRFTMEGLREEEMIRSGSREQRKKMLPGGSGSGDLDDATEALLGLPTILYPDPPTTTTTAATTTTEPPATETPSQLPDEAPEKTARDKRKRKKEKERDRSKVENKEEQGTTQGKQAEDKPRKTPFSTQPVTGTSPRKPFECDSDAAADIMLLVDGSWSIGRTNFRRVRDFLEGLVTPFHIGPSHIQIGLTQYSGDPRTEWHLNNFTTKDQLLEAVRNFRYKGGNTFTGQALLHVMEENMRAEAGARSDTPFFLVLLTDGKSQDDAIAAANRLKSAGVEIIAVGVKNADEAELRQVASEPVDLNVYNVNDFPLLAKLVARLVHILCGRIEDRGIAKRMEPAPTADPALSYPSPTDLRFSELGSREVKLHWTNPAKSVQQYRVVYHSAEGQRPQEVVLAGSESTVLLDGLSSQTLYHVSIFPVYEDSVGLALRGTVTTLPLAMPANLVVTPSSYSTLRVRWDAAPGATQYMILYSALSHGEPDDAKEEKFSADQTVVELAELLPATDYSVTLYALYDEDPSDPVTAVAATFPLPPPASVHFPMVTHSTLRVSWVPGAADVPGHRITYSTNHGSDVKQVEVTGLNSVLVQNLSSLSRYLVSVQSHYPQGLSAAFTSNVTTLKVPSPSDLRVTNFSGSDITVRWEAAANDVVSYLIKWISLSGGDLRQLRVNGESEGVILEGVKDDKEYQISLSALYGDGAQSEAVAIRYSTLSGGGPSSVSVSEETAVSLVVTWVPPNAHVLQYRVSYTALTGAEAQDSTVLVTGGEKRVVLESLQPDTRYSILVTAEYRNREGGSSSAQGKTASLRVSSVSVVRSDHSSICVSWRPVSAVDGYRIVIQSVKDKEIKEETVDESSSSHCFTDLEAETLYRISVHSLLGSAEGAAVSILHPTATAPARIPIHPRMYPIHNEVCPEVTIRNSIVKGFDMMEAFGLTQRAHSSVEGVAAEPFVFNTLPTYTLYRDVQLTQSIKFIHAAGFSPEHTISIAFRMLQDTPREPFALWQLTDIDFQPKMGVVLNPTTKHLVYFSLDYRGEVQELTFDQPQVHKLFYGSFHKVHLSVSQVSVSLSVDCQHVGERPARPLGSLPTDGFEMLGKLVKTRGPNSGSAPFQLQSFEIVCNTTWASEDTCCNLPGVRDEESCPAPAYTCSCSSDIPGAPGSPGPIGKPGPRGEKGEKGEQGQKGEVGPPGKPGFEGGLGLLGSTGPRGMSVQGKMGPPGATGQKGDPGRPGAQGLPGPPGPKGEEGIPGPQGIRGIEGSIGAPGITGPRGFQGMPGYPGPIGDRGPSGPVGPTGLPGNKGERGEKGEPQSMAMIYQLVTQACEQLVHKEVLKLDMFINEISRKPAPIADPVGPPGEPGIPGPKGPPGARGTQGNVGPRGRPGKAGYPGEQGQRGTPGQKGDAGTNVQGPTGVKGFAGPPGESKLGVTGSKGDDGKPGPPGIPGSPGQPGEIGPPGVCDSSGGCHRAPQQTEDPYYGYQP, from the exons AGGTCCCACAGCCAGAGCTGATGCTGACCACCACACGGGGCCGGGCTACTGTGGCAGGACTGGACTCCAGTCAGGAATATGCCCTCCAAGTCCTCGTGCTCAATGGGACAACAGAGAAGCTTCTCGCAAAGAGAAGATTCACAA tGGAGGGTCTGCGGGAGGAGGAAATGATCCGCAGTGGTAGCcgagagcagaggaagaagatgtTGCCAGGCGGGTCAGGGTCAGGAGACCTGGACGATGCAACAGAGGCTCTGCTGGGCCTGCCAACAATTCTGTATCCagacccccccaccaccaccaccactgctgctactactactacag AGCCCCCAGCTACAGAAACCCCCTCTCAGCTCCCTGATGAGGCCCCAGAGAAAACTGCTAGAGataagaggaagaggaagaaagaaaaagagcgGGATCGGTCTAAGGTGGAGAACAAAGAGGAGCAGGGGACGACGCAGGGCAAACAGGCCGAGGACAAACCGAGGAAGACACCCTTCTCTACCCAGCCAGTTACAG GCACATCTCCAAGGAAACCATTTGAGTGCGACAGCGATGCAGCAGCGGACATCATGCTGTTGGTGGATGGCTCCTGGAGCATTGGACGCACCAACTTCAGACGGGTCAGAGACTTCTTGGAGGGCCTGGTGACACCCTTCCACATCGGGCCAAGCCACATACAGATCG GTCTGACCCAGTACAGCGGGGATCCTCGCACAGAGTGGCACCTCAACAACTTCACTACTAAGGACCAGCTGCTGGAGGCAGTAAGGAATTTTAGATATAAGGGAGGAAACACATTTACAG GCCAGGCGCTGCTCCATGTCATGGAGGAGAACATGAGGGCTGAAGCAGGGGCGAGGTCAGACACCCCATTTTTCCTGGTCTTGTTGACTGATGGGAAATCTCAGGATGACGCCATTGCTGCAGCAAACCGGCTGAAGAGTGCCGGTGTGGAGATCATCGCCGTAG GTGTAAAGAACGCTGATGAAGCCGAGTTGAGACAAGTGGCATCAGAGCCAGTAGATCTGAACGTCTACAATGTCAATGACTTCCCTCTGCTCGCCAAACTGGTGGCACGACTGGTCCACATCCTGTGTGGGAGGATAGAGGACCGTGGCATTGCAAAAC GAATGGAGCCTGCGCCCACGGCAGACCCAGCCCTCTCCTACCCCAGTCCTACTGATCTGCGCTTTTCTGAACTGGGCTCCAGAGAAGTGAAGCTCCACTGGACCAATCCTGCTAAGTCAGTCCAACAGTACAGAGTGGTTTACCACAGCGCAGAGGGTCAGAGACCACAGGAG GTTGTATTGGCCGGCTCAGAGTCCACTGTGCTGCTGGACGGCCTCTCCTCTCAGACACTGTACCATGTGTCCATCTTCCCTGTGTATGAAGACAGTGTTGGCCTGGCGCTCAGAGGAACTGTCACTACAT TGCCTCTCGCCATGCCTGCCAACCTGGTGGTGACTCCTTCCTCTTACAGCACGCTGAGAGTAAGGTGGGATGCAGCGCCCGGTGCGACACAGTACATGATCCTGTATTCAGCCCTCAGCCATGGAGAGCCTGACGACGCCAAAGAG GAGAAATTCAGTGCAGACCAGACAGTGGTGGAGCTGGCAGAGTTACTGCCAGCAACAGACTACTCTGTCACCCTCTATGCTCTCTATGATGAGGATCCCAGTGACCCTGTCACTGCTGTTGCTGCCACAT TCCCTCTCCCACCTCCTGCAAGCGTTCATTTTCCAATGGTCACCCACAGTACACTGAGGGTGAGCTGGGTACCCGGAGCCGCGGACGTGCCCGGCCACAGAATCACCTACAGCACCAACCACGGCAGTGACGTCAAGCAG GTGGAAGTAACAGGGCTGAACTCAGTGCTGGTGCAGaacctgtcctctctgtccagatACCTGGTGTCAGTCCAGTCTCACTACCCACAAGGCCTGTCTGCAGCATTCACCAGCAATGTCACCACAC tgaAGGTGCCTTCTCCATCAGACCTCAGGGTAACTAATTTCTCAGGCAGTGATATCACTGTGCGCTGGgaggctgcagctaatgatgtGGTGTCCTACCTCATCAAGTGGATCTCCCTTAGTGGAGGGGACCTGAGACAG TTAAGGGTGAACGGTGAGAGTGAAGGAGTGATCCTGGAGGGGGTGAAGGACGATAAGGAATACCAGATCTCTCTGTCTGCGCTTTATGGAGATGGAGCTCAGAGTGAAGCTGTGGCCATACGCTATAGCACCT TGTCTGGTGGAGGACCATCCAGCGTATCGGTCTCTGAGGAGACTGCAGTCAGCTTGGTGGTCACCTGGGTGCCTCCCAACGCTCATGTCCTCCAGTATCGTGTGTCTTACACTGCGCTGACTGGAGCTGAAGCCCAGGACAGCACT GTGTTGGTTACAGGTGGTGAAAAGCGGGTGGTGCTAGAGTCATTACAGCCAGATACACGTTACAGCATTCTCGTCACCGCCGAGTATCGCAACAGAGAAGGAGGCAGCAGTTCAGCCCAGGGCAAAACTG CCAGTCTGCGGGTGAGCAGTGTGAGTGTGGTTAGATCAGACCACTccagcatctgtgtgtcttGGAGACCAGTGTCTGCTGTTGATGGATATCGTATTGTCATCCAGTCTGTCAAAG acaAGGAAATAAAGGAAGAAACTGTCGATGAGTCCAGCAGCAGTCACTGTTTCACTGATCTGGAAGCAGAGACTCTCTATCGCATCAGTGTGCACTCACTCCTTGGCTCAGCAGAGGGCGCCGCTGTCTCCATTCTCCATCCAACAG CCACAGCTCCAGCCAGAATTCCCATCCATCCCCGCATGTATCCTATCCACAATGAAG TGTGCCCTGAAGTCACCATCAGAAACAGCATCGTTAAGG GGTTTGACATGATGGAAGCATTTGGTCTGACTCAGAGAGCTCACTCGTCCGTGGAAGGTGTGGCAGCAGAGCCTTTTGTCTTCAACACCCTCCCCACCTACACCCTGTACAGAGACGTTCAACTGACGCAGAGCATCAA gtTTATCCACGCTGCAGGTTTCTCTCCAGAGCACACCATCAGCATCGCCTTCCGTATGTTGCAGGATACACCCAGGGAGCCCTTCGCCCTCTGGCAGCTCACTGACATTGACTTCCAGCCCAAGATGGGAGTGGTGCTCAACC CTACTACGAAGCATCTGGTGTACTTCAGTCTGGACTACAGGGGAGAGGTGCAGGAACTGACCTTTGACCAGCCACAGGTCCACAAACTGTTCTATGGCAGCTTTCATAAG GTTCACTTGTCTGTCAGCCAGGTGAGTGTGTCCCTATCTGTGGACTGCCAGCATGTTGGTGAGAGACCTGCCCGACCTCTGGGCAGCCTACCGACTGATGGTTTTGAGATGCTGGGAAAACTGGTGAAGACCAGAGGACCCAATAGTGGATCTGCCCCG TTCCAGCTGCAGTCCTTTGAGATTGTCTGTAACACCACGTGGGCTTCTGAGGACACCTGCTGTAACCTGCCTGGAGTG agagatgaggagagctGTCCTGCCCCAGCGTACACCTGTTCCTGTTCGTCTGACATCCCTGGAGCTCCTGGTTCCCCTGGGCCAATC GGAAAACCAGGTCCTCGTGGTGAGAAAGGCGAGAAGGGAGAACAAGGCCAAAAG gGGGAGGTGGGTCCTCCAGGAAAGCCTGGATTTGAGGGAGGCCTTGGACTCTTAGGCAGCACTGGACCCCGAGGCATGTCTGTCCAGGGCAAAATG GGTCCACCAGGTGCAACAGGGCAAAAGGGGGATCCTGGACGACCGGGAGCCCAG GGATTACCAGGACCTCCAGGTCCAAAAGGGGAAGAGGGGATCCCAGGCCCCCAG GGCATAAGGGGGATCGAAGGTAGCATTGGTGCACCTGGTATCACTGGACCCAGG GGTTTCCAAGGAATGCCAGGATACCCAGGGCCCATAGGGGACAGGGGCCCCTCAGGACCTGTGGGACCTACG GGTTTGCCAGGTAATAAGGGGGAACGAGGAGAGAAG GGGGAGCCTCAGTCTATGGCCATGATCTATCAACTGGTCACACAGGCCTGTGAGCAGCTGGTGCACA AGGAGGTGCTGAAACTGGACATGTTCATTAATGAGATAAGTCGTAAGCCAGCTCCTATTGCGGACCCAGTAGGACCCCCAGGGGAACCTGGTATACCAGGGCCCAAGGGCCCACCAGGTGCCAGGGGTACCCAGGGAAATGTCGGCCCACGGGGGAGACCTGGCAAGGCTGGATATCCAGGAGAACAGG ggcAGAGAGGTACACCAGGGCAGAAAGGTGATGCAGGGACCAATGTCCAGGGGCCCACAGGGGTCAAAGGATTTGCAG GTCCACCAGGTGAGTCAAAGCTGGGAGTTACTGGTTCCAAAGGAGATGATGGTAAGCCAGGACCCCCAGGGATCCCTGGATCTCCTGGACAGCCAGGCGAGATTGGTCCACCGGGTGTGTGCGACAGCAGTGGAGGCTGCCACAGAGCTCCCCAGCAAACAG AAGACCCTTATTATGGCTACCAGCCGTGA
- the LOC108884763 gene encoding collagen alpha-1(XX) chain isoform X2 — MAPHLLASSSSSSLWLMLCYLLSVLLLLSPGVHGQGRLKLTVLSEDRLQMKWKEADGPIQGYKVRVRPISEVPQPELMLTTTRGRATVAGLDSSQEYALQVLVLNGTTEKLLAKRRFTMEGLREEEMIRSGSREQRKKMLPGGSGSGDLDDATEALLGLPTILYPDPPTTTTTAATTTTEPPATETPSQLPDEAPEKTARDKRKRKKEKERDRSKVENKEEQGTTQGKQAEDKPRKTPFSTQPVTGTSPRKPFECDSDAAADIMLLVDGSWSIGRTNFRRVRDFLEGLVTPFHIGPSHIQIGLTQYSGDPRTEWHLNNFTTKDQLLEAVRNFRYKGGNTFTGQALLHVMEENMRAEAGARSDTPFFLVLLTDGKSQDDAIAAANRLKSAGVEIIAVGVKNADEAELRQVASEPVDLNVYNVNDFPLLAKLVARLVHILCGRIEDRGIAKRMEPAPTADPALSYPSPTDLRFSELGSREVKLHWTNPAKSVQQYRVVYHSAEGQRPQEVVLAGSESTVLLDGLSSQTLYHVSIFPVYEDSVGLALRGTVTTLPLAMPANLVVTPSSYSTLRVRWDAAPGATQYMILYSALSHGEPDDAKEEKFSADQTVVELAELLPATDYSVTLYALYDEDPSDPVTAVAATFPLPPPASVHFPMVTHSTLRVSWVPGAADVPGHRITYSTNHGSDVKQVEVTGLNSVLVQNLSSLSRYLVSVQSHYPQGLSAAFTSNVTTLKVPSPSDLRVTNFSGSDITVRWEAAANDVVSYLIKWISLSGGDLRQLRVNGESEGVILEGVKDDKEYQISLSALYGDGAQSEAVAIRYSTLSGGGPSSVSVSEETAVSLVVTWVPPNAHVLQYRVSYTALTGAEAQDSTVLVTGGEKRVVLESLQPDTRYSILVTAEYRNREGGSSSAQGKTASLRVSSVSVVRSDHSSICVSWRPVSAVDGYRIVIQSVKDKEIKEETVDESSSSHCFTDLEAETLYRISVHSLLGSAEGAAVSILHPTATAPARIPIHPRMYPIHNEVCPEVTIRNSIVKGFDMMEAFGLTQRAHSSVEGVAAEPFVFNTLPTYTLYRDVQLTQSIKFIHAAGFSPEHTISIAFRMLQDTPREPFALWQLTDIDFQPKMGVVLNPTTKHLVYFSLDYRGEVQELTFDQPQVHKLFYGSFHKVHLSVSQVSVSLSVDCQHVGERPARPLGSLPTDGFEMLGKLVKTRGPNSGSAPFQLQSFEIVCNTTWASEDTCCNLPGVRDEESCPAPAYTCSCSSDIPGAPGSPGPIGKPGPRGEKGEKGEQGQKGEVGPPGKPGFEGGLGLLGSTGPRGMSVQGKMGPPGATGQKGDPGRPGAQGLPGPPGPKGEEGIPGPQGIRGIEGSIGAPGITGPRGFQGMPGYPGPIGDRGPSGPVGPTGLPGNKGERGEKGEPQSMAMIYQLVTQACEQLVHKEVLKLDMFINEISRKPAPIADPVGPPGEPGIPGPKGPPGARGTQGNVGPRGRPGKAGYPGEQGQRGTPGQKGDAGTNVQGPTGVKGFAGPPGESKLGVTGSKGDDGKPGPPGIPGSPGQPGEIGPPGVCDSSGGCHRAPQQTDPYYGYQP; from the exons AGGTCCCACAGCCAGAGCTGATGCTGACCACCACACGGGGCCGGGCTACTGTGGCAGGACTGGACTCCAGTCAGGAATATGCCCTCCAAGTCCTCGTGCTCAATGGGACAACAGAGAAGCTTCTCGCAAAGAGAAGATTCACAA tGGAGGGTCTGCGGGAGGAGGAAATGATCCGCAGTGGTAGCcgagagcagaggaagaagatgtTGCCAGGCGGGTCAGGGTCAGGAGACCTGGACGATGCAACAGAGGCTCTGCTGGGCCTGCCAACAATTCTGTATCCagacccccccaccaccaccaccactgctgctactactactacag AGCCCCCAGCTACAGAAACCCCCTCTCAGCTCCCTGATGAGGCCCCAGAGAAAACTGCTAGAGataagaggaagaggaagaaagaaaaagagcgGGATCGGTCTAAGGTGGAGAACAAAGAGGAGCAGGGGACGACGCAGGGCAAACAGGCCGAGGACAAACCGAGGAAGACACCCTTCTCTACCCAGCCAGTTACAG GCACATCTCCAAGGAAACCATTTGAGTGCGACAGCGATGCAGCAGCGGACATCATGCTGTTGGTGGATGGCTCCTGGAGCATTGGACGCACCAACTTCAGACGGGTCAGAGACTTCTTGGAGGGCCTGGTGACACCCTTCCACATCGGGCCAAGCCACATACAGATCG GTCTGACCCAGTACAGCGGGGATCCTCGCACAGAGTGGCACCTCAACAACTTCACTACTAAGGACCAGCTGCTGGAGGCAGTAAGGAATTTTAGATATAAGGGAGGAAACACATTTACAG GCCAGGCGCTGCTCCATGTCATGGAGGAGAACATGAGGGCTGAAGCAGGGGCGAGGTCAGACACCCCATTTTTCCTGGTCTTGTTGACTGATGGGAAATCTCAGGATGACGCCATTGCTGCAGCAAACCGGCTGAAGAGTGCCGGTGTGGAGATCATCGCCGTAG GTGTAAAGAACGCTGATGAAGCCGAGTTGAGACAAGTGGCATCAGAGCCAGTAGATCTGAACGTCTACAATGTCAATGACTTCCCTCTGCTCGCCAAACTGGTGGCACGACTGGTCCACATCCTGTGTGGGAGGATAGAGGACCGTGGCATTGCAAAAC GAATGGAGCCTGCGCCCACGGCAGACCCAGCCCTCTCCTACCCCAGTCCTACTGATCTGCGCTTTTCTGAACTGGGCTCCAGAGAAGTGAAGCTCCACTGGACCAATCCTGCTAAGTCAGTCCAACAGTACAGAGTGGTTTACCACAGCGCAGAGGGTCAGAGACCACAGGAG GTTGTATTGGCCGGCTCAGAGTCCACTGTGCTGCTGGACGGCCTCTCCTCTCAGACACTGTACCATGTGTCCATCTTCCCTGTGTATGAAGACAGTGTTGGCCTGGCGCTCAGAGGAACTGTCACTACAT TGCCTCTCGCCATGCCTGCCAACCTGGTGGTGACTCCTTCCTCTTACAGCACGCTGAGAGTAAGGTGGGATGCAGCGCCCGGTGCGACACAGTACATGATCCTGTATTCAGCCCTCAGCCATGGAGAGCCTGACGACGCCAAAGAG GAGAAATTCAGTGCAGACCAGACAGTGGTGGAGCTGGCAGAGTTACTGCCAGCAACAGACTACTCTGTCACCCTCTATGCTCTCTATGATGAGGATCCCAGTGACCCTGTCACTGCTGTTGCTGCCACAT TCCCTCTCCCACCTCCTGCAAGCGTTCATTTTCCAATGGTCACCCACAGTACACTGAGGGTGAGCTGGGTACCCGGAGCCGCGGACGTGCCCGGCCACAGAATCACCTACAGCACCAACCACGGCAGTGACGTCAAGCAG GTGGAAGTAACAGGGCTGAACTCAGTGCTGGTGCAGaacctgtcctctctgtccagatACCTGGTGTCAGTCCAGTCTCACTACCCACAAGGCCTGTCTGCAGCATTCACCAGCAATGTCACCACAC tgaAGGTGCCTTCTCCATCAGACCTCAGGGTAACTAATTTCTCAGGCAGTGATATCACTGTGCGCTGGgaggctgcagctaatgatgtGGTGTCCTACCTCATCAAGTGGATCTCCCTTAGTGGAGGGGACCTGAGACAG TTAAGGGTGAACGGTGAGAGTGAAGGAGTGATCCTGGAGGGGGTGAAGGACGATAAGGAATACCAGATCTCTCTGTCTGCGCTTTATGGAGATGGAGCTCAGAGTGAAGCTGTGGCCATACGCTATAGCACCT TGTCTGGTGGAGGACCATCCAGCGTATCGGTCTCTGAGGAGACTGCAGTCAGCTTGGTGGTCACCTGGGTGCCTCCCAACGCTCATGTCCTCCAGTATCGTGTGTCTTACACTGCGCTGACTGGAGCTGAAGCCCAGGACAGCACT GTGTTGGTTACAGGTGGTGAAAAGCGGGTGGTGCTAGAGTCATTACAGCCAGATACACGTTACAGCATTCTCGTCACCGCCGAGTATCGCAACAGAGAAGGAGGCAGCAGTTCAGCCCAGGGCAAAACTG CCAGTCTGCGGGTGAGCAGTGTGAGTGTGGTTAGATCAGACCACTccagcatctgtgtgtcttGGAGACCAGTGTCTGCTGTTGATGGATATCGTATTGTCATCCAGTCTGTCAAAG acaAGGAAATAAAGGAAGAAACTGTCGATGAGTCCAGCAGCAGTCACTGTTTCACTGATCTGGAAGCAGAGACTCTCTATCGCATCAGTGTGCACTCACTCCTTGGCTCAGCAGAGGGCGCCGCTGTCTCCATTCTCCATCCAACAG CCACAGCTCCAGCCAGAATTCCCATCCATCCCCGCATGTATCCTATCCACAATGAAG TGTGCCCTGAAGTCACCATCAGAAACAGCATCGTTAAGG GGTTTGACATGATGGAAGCATTTGGTCTGACTCAGAGAGCTCACTCGTCCGTGGAAGGTGTGGCAGCAGAGCCTTTTGTCTTCAACACCCTCCCCACCTACACCCTGTACAGAGACGTTCAACTGACGCAGAGCATCAA gtTTATCCACGCTGCAGGTTTCTCTCCAGAGCACACCATCAGCATCGCCTTCCGTATGTTGCAGGATACACCCAGGGAGCCCTTCGCCCTCTGGCAGCTCACTGACATTGACTTCCAGCCCAAGATGGGAGTGGTGCTCAACC CTACTACGAAGCATCTGGTGTACTTCAGTCTGGACTACAGGGGAGAGGTGCAGGAACTGACCTTTGACCAGCCACAGGTCCACAAACTGTTCTATGGCAGCTTTCATAAG GTTCACTTGTCTGTCAGCCAGGTGAGTGTGTCCCTATCTGTGGACTGCCAGCATGTTGGTGAGAGACCTGCCCGACCTCTGGGCAGCCTACCGACTGATGGTTTTGAGATGCTGGGAAAACTGGTGAAGACCAGAGGACCCAATAGTGGATCTGCCCCG TTCCAGCTGCAGTCCTTTGAGATTGTCTGTAACACCACGTGGGCTTCTGAGGACACCTGCTGTAACCTGCCTGGAGTG agagatgaggagagctGTCCTGCCCCAGCGTACACCTGTTCCTGTTCGTCTGACATCCCTGGAGCTCCTGGTTCCCCTGGGCCAATC GGAAAACCAGGTCCTCGTGGTGAGAAAGGCGAGAAGGGAGAACAAGGCCAAAAG gGGGAGGTGGGTCCTCCAGGAAAGCCTGGATTTGAGGGAGGCCTTGGACTCTTAGGCAGCACTGGACCCCGAGGCATGTCTGTCCAGGGCAAAATG GGTCCACCAGGTGCAACAGGGCAAAAGGGGGATCCTGGACGACCGGGAGCCCAG GGATTACCAGGACCTCCAGGTCCAAAAGGGGAAGAGGGGATCCCAGGCCCCCAG GGCATAAGGGGGATCGAAGGTAGCATTGGTGCACCTGGTATCACTGGACCCAGG GGTTTCCAAGGAATGCCAGGATACCCAGGGCCCATAGGGGACAGGGGCCCCTCAGGACCTGTGGGACCTACG GGTTTGCCAGGTAATAAGGGGGAACGAGGAGAGAAG GGGGAGCCTCAGTCTATGGCCATGATCTATCAACTGGTCACACAGGCCTGTGAGCAGCTGGTGCACA AGGAGGTGCTGAAACTGGACATGTTCATTAATGAGATAAGTCGTAAGCCAGCTCCTATTGCGGACCCAGTAGGACCCCCAGGGGAACCTGGTATACCAGGGCCCAAGGGCCCACCAGGTGCCAGGGGTACCCAGGGAAATGTCGGCCCACGGGGGAGACCTGGCAAGGCTGGATATCCAGGAGAACAGG ggcAGAGAGGTACACCAGGGCAGAAAGGTGATGCAGGGACCAATGTCCAGGGGCCCACAGGGGTCAAAGGATTTGCAG GTCCACCAGGTGAGTCAAAGCTGGGAGTTACTGGTTCCAAAGGAGATGATGGTAAGCCAGGACCCCCAGGGATCCCTGGATCTCCTGGACAGCCAGGCGAGATTGGTCCACCGGGTGTGTGCGACAGCAGTGGAGGCTGCCACAGAGCTCCCCAGCAAACAG ACCCTTATTATGGCTACCAGCCGTGA